The segment TGATAAATAGATCAGAGTATATGAAAATCAGGATGACCTAAAGAATGTACATATGGGCTATCATGGGGTTTCGAACAAGATCATAATTGTAATAGCATTAAGAAAATCCTACCTTTTTCGCGGATGTTCATCTTCCCACGCTGATCATCAAATACTCCTAAGCCATGTAGTGGTTCACGATGTTTCTCTATGATCAGCAACAGGTTCAATGATCACACACAACACAAACACAACACACTTTCGCAATGATCATAAAAATGATCACAGaattttcactattttttacCACAACTTTTCCAAAAACACTTTGCATCAACACCACTGGTATGTCCTTATATTTTGCTAATTTACATGGAATTtagcattatattttttaatagctaATCAATATCAAAAGGAGACATCGAGTTAACCGATCATAATATGATCATTGTGAGCTTAGAGCAGATCAGAGTATACTTTTAACATTCATTTCAACAGAGGCAGTTTGTTCCTGACGCACCAAACATCACACGTATGCAAGCAGTTACAACACATGCTTACCAACGTTTAACAAGCTTACCAAagttcaaatatattttaatgaaaatagatACAGTTCAACAGTAAGTCTAACTGTCTATCAACAATtagcaattattaattaatcacaCCAGCATCGTGTAATATTATTGACTATTTTAGTTCAAGACAGATAGAGCATGCTTTTATAACCTCATATAACCGATAAAGTGCTTGAATGAATTTgcactttatattttataaactcaaTTGAGCGATGACTTTTCATTAGCagaaatcattattatctCGATGGTCATTTTATCTGTGATAcgagaacaaaataaaatcacaaataaatactaaataattattgtgtaaATTTGACCAATGAATTGTAAGTAACAACACAAGCTTACcaagaaaatttttgtaaaaatagatACAGATTCACAGTAAATAACTGTTTAtcaatagaaattattaattaataacaccAACATCATGTGATATTATCGACTATTTTAGATAGACAAAGAATGCTGCTACAATcacattaaataattcatgggGTGCTGGAACTCATTGACACttcatattttgtaaattcatagTAGGTGGTCATTTTATCTGTGACactaaaatgaaatgaaatcataaataaatgtttaatgaTTGATGAGTAAATTTTGGACtacactttaatttttttgaataaaaaaaggtaGCTTACTGTATCTCAAAGAGATTGATGCAAaagatgatgttttttttttgttgataggTCATGTGCACCAGTATTagataattgttaaattaacaaatggttCAAAatcttgttaattaatttttaaaccacTTGATAACAAAAACAGTTTTAACATGATCATTTATTTCATGTTTCATGTTATATGACAAACCAaccttgtgatttttttttattctagttttaataattgtgtttGAACCATTTGACATTGAAACATTAGACGCTTCAGCCACCCTGATCTATCTGTGaacattacaattattaaataaacattatgttataaattattttccaacTGGTGTAAttattggcaaaaaaaaaaatatctaaatgaaattattgaatttatggtaaataattaaataaataaacaaaggaataaataataaacagattaaaatttatatttatatagtcTCAAGTAGAAACTGACCAAGTCAATCTGacctcaaataattaatttttttttgctaaattattgaaaaaaattaggtaaatatatttgtttatgcactaaataattaataacaataaaaaaacatgaaatttaCATACCATTTGTccattatttaacaatataaaatttgcctTTGTCAGCTAAGACGCCGATATGTCCATTAATTTTGGTCAAAATTCACAAAAgttgacaataatttatatcccATTTTgttcagaaaaatttaattgattgatttaaaaacaatttataattaattaataattattattgcaacaATAAATCCATATAGTCACGATCATGGAGGTCTGCaaaggaaaaatttatattaaaatattttacatttttttgattattattaattaaaaaaaaaattttcatccaaAATGAAtgctataaataataaacattgataattatttataaaaaatttgataaaaaacgaCAATCTTACCTAAAAGAGTATGTCGGTAAATGCATTGCAGTTTCTAAACTCGATTTAACTCGATTACAGAACTCTGGACTCGGCATTACAgccacataaaaaaataaaagagtggGGACGACAAGAAAAATTACGTGCTTCcacttcaaataaaattggcaAACTGTTTCCATAGCCCGCCGCGCTATTTCGGTGCTGTAGCATGCTGTAGCAGGCCTTTTTGCTCGTTGTGTCGACTGGAAGGGATGAGTGGGGATGACCAACAACGAAATTGCAGCCAATCAGTGGCTCAGAATCGATTTCAACAAGTAGGGAAGGGTGGGGAACACcaaaagcaaaataaaaacatggcgaccaaaaatcgaaaaaatgaCAACCTAACctcaaatcattatttatttatgttttttagcTTAATGAATAATGATTGATAAATGCTACCaaattatgtttgtttatgcaccaaataattaataacaatgaaataatatgaTATGAACATGCCATTTGTccattttttaacaaattgatGTTTGCTTTTGTCACCTTCAACGCCATTAACATGTccattatttttaagaaaaaattaacaataatttatagcacaatttgttaaaattgctaaaataagtctataaattaataacaatagataattttataaataaatgaatgattctttataaatttatcaacaaccattaacaatttttcttttttgataaacCCAAGTTGTTGTACATGAAATCTTCGTTcgacaattaatatttaaaaaataaaagattaataaaacaattaatttaataataaattgacaatgaAACAATCATATAAACAtttgaaataacaataaacatatttattattaagctgtaattaatttctttttttttttattttaaattattagataataattaatatgagTAATGTAGATGATTGGTCCTCGATTGTTCTTGAAATGGttgttaattttctttgacagaatcaacttttaaattagcaacttcatcaataaaatgtgCCATTTTAATATCACGTTGTGACAATCCATTGACATCATGAGATGACAAAGTAACATTGACTTTGTTGTAAACATTAAACCATTCCGGATGATGATCCATCTTTTCAGCTTTTAATGCTACTCTTGTCATGAAGCCAAATGcctgaaattattaattaatttaatgttgaataaaaactataaatgattaatatattatgatttatCACTAAATATACCTCATTGAAatctttgaataaaaattctttataaatagcATCTCTTTTAACTTGAAGAGTCCAGCCTGTTTGCAAAAGTGGAGTCAAAATACTCATTCTTTCACTGTCTTCCAATTTTCCCTgatgaaaatatcaattaaaaaattaatcacatcattagaaaattcaacaagttgttgtttttaatatgaaaaatatttaaatcagatgtttgttattttatttgttattaaaacaatataatacatCTTTTGAtggttatattttattaattttaattttataaattgtttaaaagatACACAAAAGATTATGgaccaaaaaaattgaatgatagtaaatattagttgaataaatattattaatgtttttagctgtttaaatattttcatatggaCATTGAAACACAACAATAAACATTCAATGACactttaagaataaaaatataaaatttataataagtttaatgaataatttaatgaatattaccatttttgttctttttgatGTACCAGATGTTGAATATTGAATGCTGGATTGTATCAGTAATGATTTTATTCTCCCACTTGTTacatctacaattttttttgttattgcaGCCGCCATATTTTTTCCTTGATTAAAGATTTTGTCAGTGACCTTATTGACTTTCACTCCTGATTAAATCCTAAATATAaactacaaaaaataaaaatatctaactatcattaaaatattaaattaataaaaatgattaattgaacaaaatattttatttcaataataattatacaaacttaatttaaatagaataataatgatgataattaatttatcctcTTTTATTTCTTCCTCTTTTAACAAGACTTTGTTGTGGTGGAAGAGGTAATTTAAGAACAATATTTAGTGTATTATCTTTTGATGATCTTGCTCCAATAATTCTAGCAAGTtcattgagttttttcaaGCCAGTTTTACCACTAATCATTGTTGCAAATAACTCAAGATTAAGTGTATAATCAGATATCATTAAACCAAGAATTAAACAATGTACAAAACCTTTGTCACGTATAGTTGTTGGTCGagttctaaaaaatataataataaattttttaattcaatttaataataattcaattgtttatttatttaccttccATTAGCACTCATCAcactgtaatttttaataataaaactacgGATTTCAGGTGATGTTGGACACAAttcatcaagtaatttttttggtgTTTTTATTGGTAAACATAGCCATTGACATGTAGAATAAATGAATTCtaaaattgcaattttttcgTTTCTCTTTGAATCTGCTGGAAGTTTCATTAAGTTTGCTAATGTTCCAACAAAGAAAgcattttttctaaataaaaaaaaaaaaagaagttatttaattaataaaaaaaacaatcattgaaataaataaattacgtgTGATAAATTTACCTTtctaatttaacaatttcttCATGTTTTGCAGCAAGAATTAAAAGTTGATCCTTTGGCAGTATATCATAAGCACTATAAACTTCTTCAACACTTGTAGCATCACGATTACAAGGTGGAATATGAATTTCTAATGGatcttcaatattttgaaGAGTCAAATCAGCTTctttaacattaatatttgcaACACTTTTTTCAAGATCTTCTTTAACATCTTCAGGATTAACTtgcattttttcatattgttcaGTTCTTCTTTTAGCTTTTTTAGAaccaaattgtttattaagtGCATTCAAATGAATTGctctatttttatcaagagCATCATCAGTATTTGCTTCTTTATCAAGAACAGGACCAAGTAACCATCTTTCAGcttgtattaattttactttaccagtatttttattacgtATTGCAAGCATTGTATatgtttgttcttttttttgatcagGACGATAACCCTTGTAAACCATTTTGCCATTtgacattgataataatgttttgttattttcatttggaTCACGAAATAAACCAACTTgcatttttttagctttttcttcttctatttcaccattttgaaattttactataaaatattaatgttaataattaaatatttaaaattaatcctTGTAAAAGGTTATGTGTATGATAATTtgtcttagtttttttttttacctattattggctggatttttttttgatccatGATAATTTCTTCAATTACTCCTTCCATCttcatgtttaataatttaaattatgctttgttaatgttattattgtattaataaataatttaagctGTAACAGAAGCAAATAAGAGCAAACAGAAGCACGTGTTTACACTTCGACATTTAGAGAGAGAATTAGAGAGAGAATtagaaagagagaaagagtTGAAAATTGTCAGAGGGCATTAATTTttggataattaaaaaataaaaaaaaaccattaaacaaaaattattattaaaaataaacaattaacataaataataataaaccaataaaatatattgttaatgtattgttaatattaatttttttaaataaataaaattaaggtGAATTTACATTGCACGAAAATTCTGTTCCACGTTCTCTTTTTCTCTCCTAAATTAacaatagtatattttttttctctcagcAGTGCTTCGGTAAAGTGAAGTCTGGTATGTAAATTGatatcatttgtttaaatttaacaaattatttattttattttacctaaataatcaaaacaattattgtattatccTAATACAAGtatgataaacaaataacGATTGTTAGCtgcatgatttttcaattgtcaattttttacaaattgacAATAATGAGTGTTGTGTGATAAATACAAATGGCCGTTGATTTTGACCTGATGATTACATCACAGTCAAATACTCAAAATCATAGcagctatttttttaatttaaaaaataattattgttatcattatatgtacaaaatattaacctataatttatattttattttttagcagTGAATAAAGATATTTACAATGTTGGCGACTAAATCAAATCTTCTTGTACCTGGGGTTAAAACAACCCTGGGTAGTCAACGAGGTATGGcaacattaaaaacaatatcttTACGTTTAAAATCTGTgacaaatattcaaaaaatcacaaaatccATGAAGATGGTGTCAGCAGCAAAATATAATCATGCTGAAAGAGAATTGAGACAAGCTAAACCACTTGGTATTGGTACCAAAGCATTTTATGAACAAGCTGAAATAGCACCATCTGAAGCTGAGCCTAAAAATCTTATGGTTGCTGTTACAAGTGATCGTGGTCTTTGTGGTGCTGTACATACTGGTATTGCACGTAATATTCGTGATAAACTTCTTGCTGATCCAAAATTAcgtgaaaatacaaaaatcatATGTATTGGTGATAAATCACGTGCTGTTTTACAACGTTTATTTGCTGATAACATATTATTTGTTGCTCATGAAATTGGACGTCGTCCACCAACATTCGGTGATGCTGCCAAAGTTGCAAGTCAAATTATGAACTCtgggtaaattaaaatttttattatttataggtatagtttaaatttatgttttaacatattatttatttgtattattaaatatttttttagctatgTATTTGGAAATGGAAGCAttgtttacaataaatttaaatcagtTGTTTCTTATCAAGTTGATCAATTaccattatttgataaaaatgctGTTATATCAGCACCAAAATTATCAGTTTATGAttcacttgatgatgatgttattcAAAGTTATCTTGAATTTTCATtgacatcattattattttattcaatgaaaGAAAGTGCATGCAGTGAACAATCAAGTAGAATGACATCAATGGACAATGCAAGTAAAAATGCTGGTGAAATGATTGAAAAACTTCAGCTTACATTTAACAGAACTCGACAAGCTGTCATCACCAGAGAACTCATTGAAATTATATCTGGTGCTTCTGctttggaataaaaaaaaaaaaaacatcataaaACATCAtacttggaaaaataattaaacagtTGTTTAGTCGGTCATAACATGTACACGTGagcttttattaatatttgttccAAGTtcgtaaattataataacaattagaaaataaaaaatgatgaaaaataataatttcaattcaacaaattatctacttgttaattatttatttataagcttgttttatttttttatttttgaagatTTACTTTAATTAAAGCTATAttcgaatttttaaattaaataaaaattcaatgaacaaaagttgaaaaaaagaaatgaatatCGTTGTTTCATCTTCGtacatcatgtttttttttggttagtTACATCTTAATTAATTGAGCCTAAATAATGTCATCattaaaagtaattaaatcTCGTATTAAATCAGTTggtaatactaaaaaaatatcacaaacaATGAAATTAGTATCATCAGCAAAATATTCACGTTCACAAAAAGAATTAATACAAGCACGTAAATTTGGTGTTTgtccaaaattattatttgattatactGAATTACAACCAAATAAATCACCAAATTCACAATTATTTGTTGCAATAACAAGTGATCGTGGTTTATGTGGTGCAATAAATTCTGGTTTATCACGTGTTATTAATagaacaattgataaattaaataatgaacaaaaaaatttaacaaaattaatttgtattggtcaaaaaaattatacaatattatcaagattatattcagataaaattatattagttGCATCtgaagttggaaaaaaatcattaacatTTATTGATGCTGGTAATATTGCTCaagaaattatgaaaattatgaatatttttgaattttcaagaacaagaatttattacaacaagttagttattaataatttaaattatatattaattatttgaattttttttattatttttttttttcataataattcatttgttttgatttgtttatttaaatatttgctgGATATTTATTGTAGATTTATTAATGCTGCTACATATAAAGTTGATTATCTtgatttatatgataaaaaacaaattaattcagcACCAAAATTTCCATTATATGATGGTATTAATGATGATACTATTGATTGTTGgcttgaattttcaattacaaCAATGATTTATTGGATAATTAAAGAATCATCAACAAGTGAATATGCAGCACGTATGACATCAATGGAAAATGCAACTAAAAATGCATCAGATATGATTAAAAATCTTTCACTTGAATATAATCGTACAAGACAAGCTGTTATTACTGGTGAacttattgaaataatatctGGTGCAAGTGCTCTTAAATAGTACACTTGCATTAACatcttaaaataattatcaacagttttttttttttttttttttttttaaatcaacaaacacTTATGTATTTACGTGACAACCaccatttatttaaatattttttttttcaactattattagttttttttttcgttaatgtgcaaatatgtatatgtacATGTATTAAATATGCAATACATGGCCCACAagtttaatgatttatcattcaACAAAATTCCATGGAggacattgaattttttttatttttcgattgtaCATCGACATGATTAAGTACaaatctttgtttttttttttttcaatttaattttataatattattgtcggaaatatcatttaataatacacgacatatttattcttttgttttttttttctcaagctCATGCACATGCTAattgatttacaaaaaaaaaaaaaaaattattcatatattattgttttttggtttttcaaattattcattatgctttagttttttttgctattaaaagaatttatatttacagttATTTCGATGCACGTTAGGCACATTGACCTGCCACTTAGTTTAGACATTTGGCAGacgagaataatttttttttttcgtataatgaaatttaattggaCACATAATTGGAAGATTGATACTCCTCacaaaatttatgtaaaaaatttataaagacttttagctttttttactagtttttttatgaaaacaaaatgtttttttttgtgaggTTTTCTTTTCCCTGCAATCACACatagattaaataatttactgaattattaaatacagaaaattttaaaaattacagagATGATATATTCatcttcatatttttcttagagaaataaaataataagtcaATTTAAATAGTGACTGAAATGCTcattagtttataaaattacaccttgcatttttttttttttaatcctgcTTTGGCCTTACAtgaaaactaattaattaattgacaaacCAAGTAAAGtcctaattaaataataattaaattaacaacaaattaactATACTtgattagcttttttttttttttttttttcttttataaaatttaactaatttttttttctttgcctttttttatttttttagaaaataacattctttttttttttcattttgcttttcttcaaatatatttgctaattttcaatgatgaaaataatttgtattattatttttcgtttttttttttttttttacatatttttctatttatttttaagatttttcaTGACACCCTGATATGCATCATCAGTTATCAgtgacaatatataaaaaaaaaaaaatatcgcgGTAATAATAGGTTGTGTTAtttgtatgaattttttaccaCTCAGCATCACCATTAGCTTTTTGAAAAACATAGTCTCTACCTTCAAGATTCATTATACCATCTTTAAGATaaaatttccatttatttCTACTCCTTGTAATCTGaaatgaatgataaatatttttgtaatccatgattattatataaacaagagttatataattaaatagtgaaaaaaaaaattataatattacctTGTCATACTGACAAACAACAACATTTTCCGTATCAAAAAGATCACCTGGATCATCATCGGTAACATCATCCTCAGAATTAAGTGGTtcctattgaaaaataaaccaaattaaacaaattggtatgaattatttttaacaaaaaaataacaataaataatatacctcTTCACGTGCACCAGCATCGTCATTTTCTTCTTCCTCTTTATCATCatctaaatcatcatcatcttcgttatcatcttcatcatcgtcGTCATCATCGTCAGACGTTTCACCAAGTTGACCATCCATTTGAGCAATATTACTTTGAtccttttaatattaaaaaaaaatattataaaatttttatcaataaattcacaaatataaaataaactcacTTGACGAATAACTTGAAGCGGTTGATTAATTGCAATTGGAGCTATCGCTGCTTGACCCTGAAGCATTCTATCTACATGCTGTTGAAGCATTCGTGAAGCAATATCTGGTGGATAGCCCATTGCTTCTGTGATAACTTGACCAGTTAATATTGTTGGAAGTTGATTAcctgataatataaaaaataattaaatttatttattataaatattaatagataattttgtataaaaaatgtatagaaAATTTACCTTGTATTGCTGAAGCTGGTACTTGAATTGTTAAAACTTTTGGTTTACCATCAGTTGCTGAAGTTCCAGGAAGTGTTATTTGAATTGGTACTTgtctttcaattaaattaactctATTTTGAACTGGTGCTGGTTGAATTGGCATATTAACATGTTGTTGAATTGGTTGTTGTACAGGTTGAAGAACTGGTGGACGTACTGGTGCTGGTTGTGGTTGAATTTGTTGATTCACAacttgttgctgctgttgttgtagttgtttttgttgttgctgcAACTGCTgcagctgttgttgttgttgttgatgttgtttttgctgttgctgttgttgttgctgctgttgttgttgctgttgttgttgttgttgagctTGTGATTTTGAACTACCAGCACTAGATGATCCTTGTGAATAATGTCCACTATTTTTACTTAATGAACTTTTTTGTGATGGTAATAGTGGTGGTTGTGGTTCAATTGGTTCTGGATTTGTTTCAACAGCTTTACTTGCATCTAATTTTGTTTCccatatttgttttaattccaTAAGCACTTGTTCATCAACACCCTCATCTAAAAATGATTCACGTACACCAGTAATTACATCTTCAATTACTGTTTTGTAAAGtttcatctaaattaaaaaaaaaaaaacaaaacaaataaacattattattaatagaaaataaattatacatcaaattttattaacatattttttaaaataaaagaaaaatcaattcaaatagtttaaatcaattccaataaaattattttaatgtttttacaaACCAagatatgattttattattattttttaattcacacATGAAAAGTATTTACTCATTTTTCGagtattgaattaaaaatagccggtgatatttcaaaaataaggaaaaaaagtatatgtaCAATGGTAGCTATGATGTTGATttgaaaaacaagataaataagtattcttgataaatattaagtgtatgtaattatatatgattattatttgtttttttttttatatattggaTTGAAGGTAACCATGATAAGCACCTTAGCATTTGTCATTTACATCGGTGTTACACACATGTATAGGTAAATTATGTATGTATTGCTCCTCGATAAGGCCATACTCGAATTGAtataacttttctttttttttctttttcgacattaaatattttgtatttattttgagtTATTATTCCGTTACTCACCACACTTGATTGGCTAAGGGCCATTGTTAGATAATTTGTATTGTCaaactaattttataatttatttgaataacaaTACCAATAAACcttaacaattataattatttgccCAACGTAAGCCGAAGTTGCTGCTGCGTCGGTCTTGCTCTTTTATACTTTCTGCAACAGCTTCCCATGCACCCAAGTCAAGTCGTGGATACTGCTTGTGTCGTATGAGTGTCATTAAAACTGCTTgagtcaataaaatataatttaaataacaaatattttatttataatttttaagctTACCttgaacttttaaaataataataataataataataataataaaacattaaaaataataataataaattaatttttttttctcacactaatttaattttaaaaaaaaaacaaaaaacaaaatggaggatgatatttttttaaattaatatttaaaaaaaaaaaaatttactatttgtttaataattaataattaggatttattattaatttattaataataatgtaatttttttttgttttgttgttaattctTATCGACTGTTcataaaatagaatttaaaaaaatataaataaataaacattcatCCCTTCCCTTGGCTTTTTTTAATACGGAGAAATCATGGAGTTTAACACCTCCATGGGAGAAATTCACCGATAATTCTTCTCATTCATAATCATAACATGTCAAACCCTtgagttgttattatttaatgtttttttttttcttaagaaaaaatacaagtgcGAACTAAGGGTTGTCAgttataattacaaaaaaaaaaaaaaaattaaaggtaAGAGATTAAGAGTACTTATtgagaataattattaataaaattacataaaattatatactgaTTGGAATGTCGGCGATATTCTTGATGTTTCTATATGTAattgtttacaattttcattttagcCAGTAACACTTTTTGTGCTATTATACAAAtggaatagaaaaaaaaaaaacaaagtagaTAGGATGGAGTCATCAAGACAGAATGATAAACAATTTGgtctaattaatttgttaagaCAACGAGAAATTCATGTatgtaaattgaatttaattaaactttttttttttttttttaaatatgctattattattatttttgttattaaaatatttaaatgattattattgttgttgtttaggAACGTTGTAATTATACACTACCACAAAAATTGCAAGTTacggaaaattttatatcaagatTAGGACTTGAGGCTGAGCTTGCTGGACACTCAGGATGTATTAATTGTCTTGATTGGAATGAAACTGGAGAgttagtattaaaaataacacaagttcagtattatattatattgattataaactaatgtatatatttatttactttagaATTCTTGCGTCGTCAtcagatgatttaaaattatgtttatggGATCCATTTCGTCGTGAATTAAAATCACAACATCGTACTGGTCATGATGgaaatgttttttcaattaaggcaagttaattattaataaaacaaaaaataaaaacctaggagaattataaataatttataatcattttttacatCAACAGTTTATGCCAAAATCAAATGACAGAGTATTGATAACTGGTGCTGGTGATAATTGTGTTATTGCACATGATATATCAGTACCTGGTACAATATTTCATTGTCGTTGTCATACTGGTAGAGTCAAAAGAATTGCATGTGAAAATTCACCACATTTATTTTGGTCTGGATCAGA is part of the Aphidius gifuensis isolate YNYX2018 linkage group LG1, ASM1490517v1, whole genome shotgun sequence genome and harbors:
- the LOC122854779 gene encoding transcription initiation factor IIA subunit 1 isoform X1, giving the protein MALSQSSVMKLYKTVIEDVITGVRESFLDEGVDEQVLMELKQIWETKLDASKAVETNPEPIEPQPPLLPSQKSSLSKNSGHYSQGSSSAGSSKSQAQQQQQQQQQQQQQQQQQQKQHQQQQQQLQQLQQQQKQLQQQQQQVVNQQIQPQPAPVRPPVLQPVQQPIQQHVNMPIQPAPVQNRVNLIERQVPIQITLPGTSATDGKPKVLTIQVPASAIQGNQLPTILTGQVITEAMGYPPDIASRMLQQHVDRMLQGQAAIAPIAINQPLQVIRQDQSNIAQMDGQLGETSDDDDDDDEDDNEDDDDLDDDKEEEENDDAGAREEEPLNSEDDVTDDDPGDLFDTENVVVCQYDKITRSRNKWKFYLKDGIMNLEGRDYVFQKANGDAEW
- the LOC122854779 gene encoding transcription initiation factor IIA subunit 1 isoform X2, which gives rise to MTNAKMKLYKTVIEDVITGVRESFLDEGVDEQVLMELKQIWETKLDASKAVETNPEPIEPQPPLLPSQKSSLSKNSGHYSQGSSSAGSSKSQAQQQQQQQQQQQQQQQQQQKQHQQQQQQLQQLQQQQKQLQQQQQQVVNQQIQPQPAPVRPPVLQPVQQPIQQHVNMPIQPAPVQNRVNLIERQVPIQITLPGTSATDGKPKVLTIQVPASAIQGNQLPTILTGQVITEAMGYPPDIASRMLQQHVDRMLQGQAAIAPIAINQPLQVIRQDQSNIAQMDGQLGETSDDDDDDDEDDNEDDDDLDDDKEEEENDDAGAREEEPLNSEDDVTDDDPGDLFDTENVVVCQYDKITRSRNKWKFYLKDGIMNLEGRDYVFQKANGDAEW